Proteins found in one Methanomassiliicoccus sp. genomic segment:
- a CDS encoding thymidylate kinase: MRARRWIIVDGLDGSGKSTIAHWIGEHYESRGEKVLIQMHPSGRFTGRIARRALQSKGAAMFVVSTTFFILDVLGSLIRLRRWRRSYETVVFVRYIMAAAYLPKRYAQKGYEIIAKVLPIPSRLLLIDIDPETAMKRMSTREDEEEMFENIPSLTREREKILLLSHGWKVLDNNQDEAASRIQLMRILEEWDVNLGDAAA, from the coding sequence ATGAGGGCGAGGCGTTGGATCATCGTGGACGGGCTCGACGGCTCGGGCAAGAGCACCATCGCCCATTGGATCGGTGAGCATTACGAGTCCAGGGGAGAGAAAGTGCTGATCCAGATGCACCCCTCCGGGCGCTTCACGGGCAGGATCGCCCGCAGGGCCCTCCAGAGCAAAGGGGCGGCCATGTTCGTGGTGTCCACCACCTTCTTCATACTCGATGTCCTCGGATCCCTGATCAGGCTCAGGCGCTGGCGCCGGTCCTATGAAACGGTGGTGTTCGTGCGCTATATCATGGCCGCGGCCTACCTGCCCAAACGCTATGCACAGAAGGGCTATGAAATCATCGCCAAGGTGCTTCCCATCCCTTCTCGGCTGCTCCTCATCGATATCGACCCCGAGACCGCCATGAAGCGGATGTCCACGAGGGAGGACGAGGAGGAGATGTTCGAGAACATACCCTCGCTCACCAGGGAGAGGGAGAAGATCCTGCTGCTGTCCCATGGCTGGAAGGTGCTGGACAACAACCAGGACGAGGCCGCCTCCCGCATTCAGCTTATGCGCATTCTAGAGGAGTGGGACGTCAACCTGGGCGATGCCGCGGCGTAG
- a CDS encoding deoxyhypusine synthase — MKAKRPVKDVKIESGMTVDDLMVQLRQSGGFTGRKLAEAVDIMEKMVLKEGCTKFLSFPACIMATGTRGVIVEMVKRGMVDAIITTCGTMDHDLARTWKSYYHGDFHMDDVKLHQQGMNRLGNVLVPNSSYGVVLERKLTPMFKEILKGKSSISTRQLVDEVGARLHDEDSLAYWCHRKKVPMFIPGITDGSFGSQLWMYWQDHRDLKIDLFQDEQDLMDMVFDAKESGALMIGGGISKHHTIWWNQFRGGLDHAVYLTTAVEYDGSLSGAQVREAVSWGKVKENADHVTVEGDATITLPFIVASLAERLERR, encoded by the coding sequence ATGAAGGCCAAAAGACCGGTCAAGGATGTAAAGATCGAATCGGGCATGACCGTCGACGACCTAATGGTCCAGCTGCGCCAGTCCGGAGGTTTCACCGGCAGGAAGCTAGCCGAGGCCGTGGACATAATGGAGAAGATGGTGCTTAAGGAAGGCTGCACCAAGTTCCTGTCGTTCCCCGCATGCATCATGGCCACGGGGACCCGAGGGGTCATTGTGGAGATGGTCAAGAGGGGGATGGTCGACGCCATCATCACCACCTGCGGGACTATGGACCATGATCTGGCAAGGACCTGGAAGAGCTATTACCACGGCGACTTCCATATGGACGATGTCAAGCTCCACCAGCAGGGCATGAACCGCCTGGGCAACGTCCTGGTGCCCAACTCCAGCTACGGTGTGGTATTGGAGAGGAAGCTCACTCCCATGTTCAAGGAGATCCTGAAGGGGAAGAGCTCTATATCAACCCGCCAATTGGTCGACGAGGTGGGCGCGCGGCTCCACGACGAGGACTCCCTGGCATACTGGTGCCACCGCAAGAAGGTCCCGATGTTCATACCGGGGATCACCGACGGCTCCTTCGGCAGCCAGCTGTGGATGTACTGGCAGGACCACCGTGACCTCAAGATAGACCTGTTCCAGGACGAGCAGGACCTCATGGACATGGTCTTCGACGCCAAGGAGAGCGGGGCCCTTATGATCGGGGGTGGGATCTCCAAGCACCACACCATCTGGTGGAACCAGTTCCGCGGAGGCCTGGACCATGCGGTGTATCTGACCACCGCCGTGGAGTATGATGGCTCCCTCTCTGGGGCCCAGGTGCGGGAAGCGGTGTCCTGGGGAAAGGTGAAGGAGAACGCCGATCACGTGACCGTGGAGGGTGATGCCACCATAACCCTGCCCTTCATAGTGGCCAGCCTCGCCGAGAGGCTCGAGCGAAGATGA
- a CDS encoding isocitrate/isopropylmalate dehydrogenase family protein has protein sequence MRKVAIIEGDGIGPEVISSAVDVLRYIGVDLEMVPAEMGQGSFLRNGSYLPLGTMDLLKECDAALFGAITSPTTYDPSYRSPLLQLRREFDLYANIRPVKRLHPSIGLVDLDVLIVRENTEGMYTGSEREVPGGVITERRITERACRRIVDKAIELCKAEGRGSITCVHKSNVLRRSDGMFREIFYDLVRDSGLKGRDLLVDAASAALVLRPQEQECLVTLNLYGDILSDEAAALVGGLGFAPSANIGEQFALFEPTHGSAPDIAGKGVANPIAAILSAAMMLRFLGLGPKAQRIESAIPAALGQGIRTPDAGGKLSTTEFTRDFLEVLSTF, from the coding sequence ATGAGGAAGGTCGCGATCATCGAGGGGGACGGCATCGGCCCCGAGGTCATCAGCTCCGCCGTGGACGTCCTGCGGTATATCGGCGTCGACCTGGAGATGGTCCCTGCGGAGATGGGGCAGGGGAGCTTCCTGCGGAACGGGAGCTATCTGCCACTGGGAACGATGGACCTGCTGAAGGAGTGCGATGCCGCGCTCTTCGGGGCCATAACCTCGCCCACCACCTACGACCCCAGCTACAGGTCCCCTCTCCTCCAGTTGCGTCGAGAGTTCGACCTCTACGCTAACATCCGGCCGGTCAAGAGGCTCCATCCCTCAATAGGATTGGTCGATCTGGATGTGCTCATCGTGAGGGAGAACACTGAAGGCATGTACACGGGGTCGGAGCGTGAGGTCCCGGGGGGCGTCATAACCGAGCGCAGGATCACCGAGAGAGCGTGCCGACGCATCGTCGACAAGGCCATAGAGCTGTGCAAGGCGGAGGGGCGAGGGAGCATCACCTGCGTCCACAAGTCCAATGTGCTCAGAAGGTCCGATGGCATGTTCCGAGAGATATTCTACGATCTGGTCAGGGACAGCGGCCTGAAGGGGCGGGACCTCCTGGTGGACGCAGCGTCCGCAGCCTTGGTGTTGCGACCTCAGGAACAGGAGTGCCTCGTCACCTTGAACCTCTACGGAGATATCCTGTCGGACGAGGCCGCGGCCCTGGTAGGGGGCCTGGGCTTCGCCCCCTCGGCCAACATCGGAGAGCAATTTGCTCTCTTCGAGCCTACCCACGGGTCAGCCCCTGATATCGCCGGAAAGGGAGTGGCCAACCCCATCGCCGCCATACTCTCCGCGGCCATGATGCTTCGCTTCCTGGGCTTGGGTCCGAAGGCCCAAAGGATAGAGTCGGCGATCCCTGCGGCCCTAGGGCAGGGAATACGGACCCCCGATGCCGGGGGGAAGCTGAGCACTACGGAGTTCACCAGAGACTTCCTAGAGGTGTTATCCACTTTTTGA
- a CDS encoding DUF3795 domain-containing protein, producing MSESTERTAYCGLYCGDCIPHDKRVFKAVEELKKALDEVQFDQYAYLRSQAYGKLLDYPIFIRVLDEIEAIECRGPCACGGGKKVCIVRDCVKAKGHRGCWECNDSSTCNKLASLKRFHGKTIEHNHQMIREHGLENWSDKRGKHYPWR from the coding sequence ATGTCAGAATCCACAGAACGTACTGCCTACTGCGGCCTCTACTGCGGTGACTGTATTCCCCACGACAAGCGCGTGTTCAAGGCCGTAGAGGAGCTGAAGAAAGCATTGGACGAGGTCCAGTTCGACCAGTATGCCTACCTGAGGTCCCAGGCCTATGGGAAGCTGCTTGATTACCCCATATTCATCAGGGTGCTCGACGAGATCGAGGCCATCGAATGCAGAGGGCCCTGCGCATGTGGTGGAGGAAAGAAGGTCTGCATCGTCCGGGACTGCGTGAAAGCGAAAGGGCACAGGGGCTGCTGGGAATGCAATGACAGCTCCACCTGCAATAAGCTGGCATCCCTGAAGAGATTCCATGGGAAGACCATCGAGCACAACCATCAGATGATACGCGAGCATGGGCTGGAGAACTGGTCCGACAAGAGGGGCAAACACTACCCCTGGCGTTAG
- a CDS encoding pyridoxamine 5-phosphate oxidase has translation MVSLTTDMMELIKNTRYFPLATASADGDPNVVPVGSVFLIDPETIWIGNQFMDATINNVKENPRASLYVWTQGVKGCLKIRADVTVMEEGEEYERMKEMVSAKRADLKCRSLLVLKITEVYECTSGKDAGKKLL, from the coding sequence ATGGTTAGCCTAACCACTGACATGATGGAGCTCATTAAGAACACCCGCTACTTCCCTCTGGCCACTGCCTCCGCGGATGGCGATCCCAACGTGGTGCCAGTGGGCTCGGTGTTCCTCATCGATCCTGAGACCATCTGGATCGGCAACCAGTTCATGGATGCCACCATTAACAATGTCAAAGAGAACCCCCGCGCGTCGCTCTACGTATGGACCCAGGGCGTGAAAGGATGCCTCAAGATAAGGGCCGATGTGACGGTAATGGAGGAAGGCGAGGAATATGAGAGGATGAAGGAGATGGTGAGCGCTAAGAGGGCGGACCTCAAATGCCGTTCCCTCCTGGTACTCAAGATCACAGAGGTATACGAGTGCACCTCAGGCAAGGATGCTGGGAAGAAGCTCCTCTGA
- a CDS encoding HD domain-containing protein yields the protein MDMIANIANAMITYYSGDPKRINHFMKVYSFAKTIGELEGLDPSTLRILEVAALTHDIGIKVSEAKYGCCPGKHQEREGPPVAKIMLDQLGCEPALVDRVCWLIAHHHTYGNIDARDHQILVEADFLVNIIEDSMQGPAIAKIKEEIFRTPTGIIFLDCLASSSVCGSRADKDGLAIGDAQK from the coding sequence ATGGACATGATAGCGAATATCGCCAATGCAATGATAACATACTACTCGGGTGATCCCAAACGGATCAACCACTTCATGAAGGTATACTCCTTCGCCAAGACCATCGGGGAGTTGGAAGGCCTGGACCCTAGTACTCTGAGAATCCTGGAGGTTGCCGCTCTCACCCATGACATAGGGATCAAGGTCAGCGAGGCGAAGTACGGTTGCTGCCCCGGCAAGCATCAGGAGAGGGAAGGCCCCCCCGTCGCAAAAATAATGCTTGATCAGCTCGGATGCGAACCTGCGCTAGTGGACCGTGTTTGCTGGCTGATAGCCCACCATCACACCTACGGCAATATCGATGCCAGGGACCATCAGATCCTGGTAGAGGCGGATTTCTTGGTCAACATCATCGAGGACAGTATGCAGGGGCCGGCGATTGCGAAGATCAAGGAGGAGATCTTCCGAACTCCTACTGGAATCATTTTTTTGGACTGCCTCGCTTCCTCAAGCGTTTGCGGCAGCAGGGCTGATAAGGATGGCCTTGCAATTGGAGATGCGCAGAAATAA
- a CDS encoding cation transporter, which produces MEKVNIISPNPRSMSEVSLRNGSTKVLLLALGITLGFALIEIIGGILSDSLALLSDAGHMFTDVLALGLSLGASIVTTRTPTKRHTFGFHRIEILVALVNGITLAVLSIIIILEALERIGQPRSVDSSLMLIISVIGLGANLLGIYILRDKTKENLNVKGAYLHMLGDLLSSIGVILAALLIFFFNLTIADSIISIIIGLVIIFGAYRLVDQSIAILLEAAPEHIDMEEVERVLMEIEEVERVHDLHAWTLTSGVYAMSLHLVVKDRPISTCNNIILKANELLRERYQVTHSTIQIESEGEEKCIIPSS; this is translated from the coding sequence GTGGAAAAGGTCAATATCATATCGCCCAATCCACGGTCGATGAGCGAGGTTTCGCTGAGGAACGGTTCAACTAAGGTATTGCTCCTGGCACTGGGGATCACCCTCGGGTTCGCCCTGATCGAGATCATCGGCGGCATACTAAGCGATAGCCTGGCGTTGCTCAGTGATGCAGGGCACATGTTCACCGATGTCCTAGCCTTGGGGTTAAGCCTCGGCGCCTCTATCGTGACCACCAGAACTCCGACGAAGAGGCACACCTTTGGTTTCCATCGCATCGAGATACTGGTAGCTCTGGTAAATGGGATCACTCTGGCGGTCCTTTCCATAATCATCATCTTGGAGGCCCTCGAAAGGATAGGTCAGCCACGATCGGTGGACTCCTCGCTCATGCTCATTATATCCGTGATTGGCCTGGGCGCGAACCTTCTGGGAATATACATCCTTCGGGACAAGACCAAGGAGAACCTCAACGTCAAGGGTGCCTACCTTCACATGCTGGGTGACCTCCTTTCTTCTATTGGGGTCATACTTGCCGCCCTCCTGATATTCTTCTTCAACCTCACTATCGCCGACTCGATCATCAGCATAATCATCGGGTTGGTGATCATCTTCGGTGCTTACCGTCTGGTGGACCAATCGATTGCTATCCTGCTGGAAGCAGCCCCGGAACATATCGACATGGAAGAGGTAGAGAGGGTCCTGATGGAGATAGAGGAGGTCGAACGGGTTCACGACCTCCATGCCTGGACCCTGACCTCGGGAGTATATGCCATGAGCCTTCACTTGGTGGTCAAGGACCGCCCAATAAGTACATGCAACAACATCATACTCAAGGCCAATGAGCTGCTGAGAGAACGTTACCAGGTCACACATTCTACCATTCAGATAGAGAGCGAGGGAGAAGAGAAGTGCATTATCCCCAGCTCTTGA
- a CDS encoding DUF835 domain-containing protein — MKLSKGKFYLFEERVPLRTHQVLRKEMDNGRKTLYISKNPPRLLRSQLDFDEHMLETMWLSTRPNDECIPPMNLEVFEKYINQFLAENKDGIIVLNGLDVLEMWNGFRPVLDVLARASDKVNEDGSNLIISLDPRNHFPQKLTMLEHISDEVVSSYA, encoded by the coding sequence ATGAAACTGTCCAAGGGTAAGTTCTATCTGTTCGAGGAGAGGGTCCCGCTCAGAACGCATCAGGTATTGAGAAAAGAAATGGATAATGGAAGAAAGACACTATATATCTCGAAGAACCCACCCCGGCTTCTCAGGAGCCAATTGGACTTTGACGAGCACATGTTAGAGACCATGTGGTTGAGCACCCGCCCCAACGACGAGTGCATCCCGCCCATGAACCTTGAGGTGTTTGAGAAGTACATCAACCAATTCCTAGCCGAGAACAAGGACGGCATAATCGTTCTCAACGGCCTGGACGTCCTGGAGATGTGGAACGGGTTCCGCCCTGTCCTTGATGTGCTGGCTAGAGCCTCTGACAAGGTGAATGAGGACGGCAGCAACTTGATCATCAGCTTAGACCCACGCAATCACTTCCCCCAGAAGCTCACAATGCTGGAGCATATATCCGACGAAGTGGTCTCGAGCTACGCCTGA
- a CDS encoding adenosylcobalamin-dependent ribonucleoside-diphosphate reductase, giving the protein MTVSALLSANALQVLERRYLLRDRMGRTCETPEQMFRRVARNIAAVNETYGDRQGEEEEFFRAMSALEFLPNSPTLMNAGTEIQQLSACFVIPVNDSIEGIYDAVKYGAVVQQTGGGTGYSFSLLRPEGDTVRSTGGIASGPVSFMRVFDAATEAIKQGGRRRGANMGVLRVDHPDIEAFVNAKDDLISFSNFNLSVAVTDDFMRRVYLDEKMALINPRRGEEVRRLSARNLLERMARAAWRSGDPGILFIDTVNRDNPTPALGKIEATNPCGEVPLLPFEACNLGSINLNLMVDEDGVNWNKLARTVDMGVRFLDNVVDASRYPLEQTTRIVKGNRKIGLGVMGFADLLVRLKMRYGSLSSIEMAERIICFIKEKAERTSRDIAESRGSFPNIDASTVTSPRRNATLLSIAPTGTISLIAGCSSGIEPYYAISYSRTVLEGQHLNETLPTFLEVARKDGFLDDDLLMELSTVRSIQYLTKVPPDVRNIFVIAHDVPVDEQIDMQAAFQRHVDNAVSKTINLPASATWQDILHAFTYAHSRRCKGVTVYREGSKPGQVLTTIRDSRHCPECGRLMRGEEGAMQCDSCG; this is encoded by the coding sequence ATGACGGTGTCGGCTCTCCTGTCCGCCAATGCCCTTCAGGTCCTCGAAAGACGGTATCTCCTCAGGGATAGGATGGGGAGGACCTGCGAGACCCCAGAACAGATGTTCCGGAGGGTCGCCAGAAATATTGCGGCCGTGAACGAGACCTATGGTGATCGCCAAGGGGAGGAAGAGGAGTTCTTTCGGGCCATGAGCGCCCTGGAGTTCCTGCCCAACTCCCCCACGCTTATGAACGCAGGGACCGAGATACAGCAGCTTTCCGCTTGTTTCGTCATTCCCGTCAACGATTCGATCGAGGGCATTTATGATGCTGTAAAGTACGGGGCTGTCGTCCAGCAGACCGGGGGTGGTACCGGTTACTCCTTCTCCCTCCTCCGTCCGGAGGGCGACACAGTGCGCTCCACAGGTGGTATCGCTTCAGGTCCTGTCTCCTTCATGCGGGTGTTCGATGCCGCCACCGAGGCCATCAAGCAGGGCGGTAGGCGAAGGGGTGCCAACATGGGCGTTCTGAGGGTCGATCATCCTGACATCGAGGCCTTCGTGAACGCCAAAGACGATCTCATCTCCTTCTCCAACTTCAACCTCTCGGTGGCGGTCACCGACGATTTCATGCGCAGAGTGTACCTCGATGAGAAGATGGCCCTCATAAATCCTAGGAGGGGGGAAGAGGTCCGTAGGTTATCTGCCCGTAACCTCCTGGAAAGGATGGCCAGGGCGGCATGGAGGAGCGGGGACCCTGGCATCCTGTTCATAGATACAGTGAATAGAGACAATCCCACTCCCGCCCTAGGTAAAATTGAGGCCACCAACCCTTGCGGTGAGGTACCTCTCCTCCCCTTCGAGGCATGCAACCTAGGGTCGATCAATCTTAATCTCATGGTGGACGAGGATGGGGTGAACTGGAATAAGCTCGCCAGGACCGTGGACATGGGCGTGAGGTTCCTGGACAATGTAGTCGATGCCAGCCGCTATCCCCTGGAGCAGACGACCAGGATCGTGAAGGGCAACCGGAAGATCGGGCTGGGAGTGATGGGGTTCGCTGACCTTCTTGTGCGCCTGAAGATGAGGTACGGAAGCCTCTCATCAATAGAGATGGCAGAGAGGATCATCTGTTTTATTAAGGAGAAAGCGGAACGAACCTCACGCGATATCGCCGAGTCCCGGGGTAGCTTTCCCAACATCGATGCATCCACAGTTACCTCCCCCCGTCGTAATGCTACCCTACTGTCCATAGCGCCTACGGGTACCATCAGCTTGATCGCTGGTTGCTCCTCAGGCATTGAGCCCTACTATGCCATATCCTACTCAAGAACTGTGCTCGAAGGTCAACACCTTAACGAGACCCTCCCCACTTTCTTGGAGGTTGCCAGGAAGGACGGTTTCCTAGATGACGACCTACTGATGGAACTGTCAACAGTACGGTCCATACAATATCTTACCAAGGTGCCCCCAGATGTTCGTAACATTTTCGTGATCGCTCATGACGTCCCCGTTGATGAGCAGATCGATATGCAGGCCGCTTTCCAACGACATGTTGATAACGCAGTGTCAAAAACTATCAACCTTCCGGCATCTGCGACCTGGCAGGATATTCTTCATGCCTTCACCTATGCTCATTCCCGCCGATGCAAGGGCGTGACAGTCTATCGTGAGGGCTCCAAGCCCGGCCAGGTCCTGACCACCATCAGAGATAGCAGGCACTGTCCAGAATGCGGGAGACTGATGAGAGGCGAGGAGGGGGCGATGCAGTGTGATAGCTGTGGATAA
- a CDS encoding TrpB-like pyridoxal phosphate-dependent enzyme — translation MSIRPDDRVSLTSEEIPKNWYNISADLPEPIPPHLHPGTKEPVTLDDWKGIFSKASWYQETTNDRCIPIPEEVRDAYMMLGRPSPLQRAKRLEAFLKTPAKIYFKREDLSPAGSHKPNSAIPQAYYNMKEGVENLTTETGAGQWGSALALACAHFDMNCTVFMVRVSFDQKPFRRLIMETYGSKVYASPSKETEYGRSVLQKNPEHPGTLGIAISEAIETCVHQPNTKYSLGSVLNHVMLHQTVVGQEVMQQMKKIDITPDYMIGCVGGGSNFAGFSFPMIGEKIKGKNETEFIAVEPTSVPSLTKGENRYDFGDTAGMTPLVKMYTLGCDFVPSPIHAGGLRYHGMAPAVSQVTKLGLVTPVSYEQNQTFEAAITFAKTEGIIPAPESSHAIKAAIDKALEAKRNNEEKVIVFNLSGHGLLDMVGYGRYLHGDLKNSSS, via the coding sequence ATGTCCATACGCCCCGACGACCGGGTCAGCTTAACCAGCGAAGAAATACCCAAGAACTGGTACAATATTTCGGCCGATCTGCCCGAGCCCATACCTCCTCACCTTCACCCGGGCACCAAGGAGCCCGTTACGTTAGATGATTGGAAGGGGATATTCTCCAAGGCCTCCTGGTATCAGGAAACGACCAATGACCGTTGCATCCCCATTCCTGAGGAGGTGCGCGATGCATACATGATGCTCGGACGGCCCTCGCCCTTGCAGAGGGCAAAGAGGCTGGAGGCCTTTCTGAAGACCCCGGCCAAGATATACTTCAAGCGCGAGGACCTCTCGCCTGCAGGCTCCCATAAGCCCAACTCCGCCATCCCTCAAGCCTACTATAACATGAAGGAAGGGGTGGAAAACCTGACAACGGAGACAGGTGCCGGACAGTGGGGTTCCGCCCTTGCACTTGCCTGTGCCCATTTCGACATGAACTGCACCGTCTTCATGGTGCGGGTCTCCTTCGACCAGAAGCCCTTCCGCCGCCTCATCATGGAGACATATGGCTCCAAGGTGTACGCCTCTCCGAGCAAGGAGACGGAGTACGGACGCTCGGTCCTCCAGAAGAACCCTGAACACCCGGGCACCCTGGGCATAGCAATATCCGAGGCCATCGAGACGTGCGTGCACCAGCCTAATACCAAGTACTCCCTCGGAAGCGTTCTGAATCACGTCATGCTGCACCAGACGGTGGTAGGCCAGGAAGTCATGCAGCAGATGAAGAAGATAGATATTACCCCTGACTACATGATCGGTTGCGTCGGTGGCGGCAGCAACTTCGCTGGCTTCTCCTTCCCCATGATCGGTGAGAAGATAAAGGGGAAGAACGAGACCGAGTTCATCGCCGTGGAGCCAACGTCGGTGCCTTCCCTCACCAAGGGGGAGAACCGCTATGACTTCGGGGACACTGCAGGTATGACCCCACTGGTGAAGATGTACACCTTGGGCTGTGATTTCGTTCCATCGCCGATCCATGCAGGAGGACTTCGTTACCATGGCATGGCCCCGGCCGTGTCTCAGGTGACAAAGCTGGGCCTGGTTACCCCTGTTTCCTACGAGCAGAACCAGACCTTCGAGGCCGCTATAACCTTCGCCAAGACGGAGGGTATCATCCCTGCACCCGAGTCCTCCCATGCCATCAAGGCAGCCATTGACAAGGCCCTGGAGGCGAAGAGGAACAACGAGGAGAAGGTCATCGTGTTCAACCTCTCTGGCCATGGGTTGTTGGATATGGTGGGGTATGGCAGGTACCTCCATGGGGATCTGAAGAACTCCTCCTCATAA
- a CDS encoding DUF835 domain-containing protein codes for MEKTIRLLQDFDYSGAATLCVSRTHPDLLRERLPGSKIEAFWLSERSGDNNISPDQLHKILHRINHFLMDTENAVIMFDGIEYLTLFNDFQKVQMFVEEVNDMIMTSESILLMPVDPEALDGRSIARISRYTEII; via the coding sequence ATGGAGAAGACCATTCGATTGCTCCAAGATTTCGACTACTCCGGAGCAGCTACTTTGTGCGTGAGCAGGACCCATCCCGATCTACTAAGGGAAAGGCTCCCGGGAAGCAAGATCGAAGCTTTTTGGTTGAGCGAGCGCAGCGGAGACAACAATATTTCGCCGGATCAGCTACACAAGATACTGCACAGAATAAATCATTTCCTTATGGACACCGAGAATGCGGTGATCATGTTCGACGGCATAGAGTATCTCACCTTGTTCAACGATTTCCAAAAGGTGCAGATGTTCGTGGAGGAGGTCAATGATATGATCATGACCTCCGAGTCCATCTTGCTTATGCCTGTTGACCCAGAGGCCCTTGACGGCCGCTCGATCGCACGTATAAGCCGATACACGGAGATCATATAA
- a CDS encoding DUF835 domain-containing protein produces MKIDSKISMLIEGYPRNGYQTYSRIVRGSKRGLCISRLHPGYVAHKYSLDEAKRYWLSNQRGDDSITPKSLHQLVKTLRIELRDRSGGTIFMDGLEYLLIFNDLSKVMSALEEIDDLLKASNVELIISVDPLTFEQKDLEKLWTSFPRYTGEELLCKHFVSNAQHIPTVAPMAVGQESSGLKI; encoded by the coding sequence ATGAAAATCGATTCAAAGATATCCATGCTCATTGAAGGCTACCCTCGTAATGGTTACCAGACGTACTCAAGGATCGTCAGAGGGTCCAAAAGGGGCCTGTGCATATCCCGGCTCCATCCTGGATATGTCGCTCACAAGTACAGCCTAGATGAAGCGAAGAGGTACTGGCTAAGCAACCAGAGGGGGGACGATTCCATAACGCCCAAGTCCCTGCATCAGCTGGTCAAGACCCTGCGCATCGAGCTCAGGGACAGGTCCGGTGGAACGATCTTCATGGATGGGCTGGAGTACCTATTGATATTCAATGATCTGAGCAAGGTGATGTCGGCGCTTGAAGAGATCGATGACCTCTTGAAGGCCTCCAATGTGGAACTGATAATTTCGGTCGATCCCCTCACCTTCGAGCAGAAGGACCTAGAGAAGCTGTGGACCTCCTTCCCACGCTATACGGGCGAAGAATTGCTCTGTAAGCATTTCGTATCCAACGCACAGCACATTCCGACCGTTGCGCCCATGGCGGTCGGACAAGAGTCCTCTGGTCTGAAGATATAG